One Sparus aurata unplaced genomic scaffold, fSpaAur1.1, whole genome shotgun sequence genomic window, AGAAAGCCAAGGAGGGCAGGAGCGGCGGGGCCGGAGTCCCTCAAACGAGCCGGCGACAGGTACGAGGCAGGCATCGATGGGGTCCAGGAAACGCCAAGGCACGGCGAAGGGATGAATACGTCCATGTCCTGTCCGGGAAATGGACGAAGATTGTGCCAGCCAGACTTTCAGCTTCACCAGCCGGCCGCCGCGTTTGCCGCGGTGGCGGGAACGCTTCCGccgaggaggtggagcagaggCCCGGCACAGGTGAGTCGGGATCCCTGCTAGTAGCGGGGGCACAGTTTTCTGCCCACTATGCTTAAATGCACGTAACTCTCCGACATTATGTCGAAGATTCAAAAGAGCCTGGCGATCATACACCAGCAGAGACTCGATCTGATTAGTGGCAAAGGTtataaacaacagaaacatcagccATTGTAGGAGCAGCAGGCGGCCAGCAACACACAGCGGCGCCATAAAACAGACGCAAGGAAATGCTGAGATGCTGAGATGCTCAGATACACGaacatctttgtcctccacacaatgaaattaagaagctgtcatttgtctttatttctctgagaggaccTGTAGCCCAGAATGAACTTTTGCTTCAAAAAAAACTCCCCAAATAGTCTGAAATCATgttccaacatcacaaacagaggcagcagtcgacaacactccatgaaacaatgagaaacagtctcaggatgacacaacatggacagacaggactcacatcagagttaatgacagagacaaacacaacacatgacagctgatGTCATAAAGTGGACCATACTAAATTGTTGGTGAAGAGAACTCGACCTCtgtaggacatttttgttttaatccacttccaccttgctagacgacctttaacattctcccagttattaaagtccgtgtaaagcagcaaacaatttgtgttatgagtttgtcacactatagaaacatgtgtcattgaccactgagccaaattttaaagattaaaaaaattgcgaAGTacataaaattaggtctcaaaatcatggaaaaacaagcacttctttctgctgtgaaacgctggggtcGTGTCAGTAataggcgctggaaccacgcccatgcgggggggggggtcacacagaaagccagcgctgcagctcctaaagaggtgacggtacacgtcatgttaacgACGtaggtgtctccccaggtgtctccccaggtgttccccttgtctatctaaacccacggacagtttataatcatatagatgctgttataatgtgtagtgattgagatcctgacccaccaaacatcctggaaagtgacggagtgaagatTTTctcgctaaattacataataatacataatcaccatcagtaaacaggacgctgtctgattCTGtgactcgcggggacggaggctgttttctggggggaaAAGCTCACTGAAGTCTCGTCAGGAGGGCTGCAAACTACAGACaaactacagcacagaatactactgccgtaataaatctaacacacaaacaaatgaacaaaagatagaaacacactcgctcactgaaatgcacacccacactcactaagagagagagagagagagaactgacctttgacccacaGCACCACCTGTTTCTTCATAAGGATGTCTTTCTCActgttgtagacggtgcaggtgtaggtgttactgtctgtgtctgtggggtatttcagggtcagactgaggtctccaggttccagcaggtttctcttcatctctgttcgacctctgtaatatCTGTCCTGTTCTTCAGCCTGGTCAGAACTGTTCTGACACACATGGACCACATCATCATCTTTGTCCCTCCACATCACTTTAACACCTTCAGGCAGATGAACtatggttttgcagggcagctggacagactccgcccctgaatccaccttcacctggtagactgagaggacaacaaaccacaacatcagctgtacagacagcagcaggaactgtgatggTGACAGGATCTCACTGTCTCATCTTTCctttataatcccagacctcactgtctcatccttgttttataatcccagacctcactgtttTATCCTTCTATTATAATCCAGAcatcactgtctcatccttctcttattatcccagacctcactgtctcatcttTCTCTTATAATCCCAGATCTCACTGTTTTATCCTTCttttataatcccagacctcactgtctcatccttttcttataatcccagacctcactgtcccctccttctcttataatccagacctcactgtctcattcttctcttataatcccaaacctcactgtctcatctttcttttatgatcccagacctcactgtctcatccttcatttataatcccagacctcactgtctcatccttttCTTAtgatcccagacctcactgtctgtctcaACAATCAGGGAGCTACCAGAGTGAAGATGCTgcccaggtgcatgatgggtagtgtagtaggagtgacatacctgacatgaaataCTGCCTAAAATGTGCTAAAAGAGCTCCAACAAGAAGTCcaagaaccaggagaaccaggagagctttggcccaggatgggaatcgttctgtgggaaccagaaacataaagaacatgacctctgacctctgacctccgatctgtatctacaggaggttttagggttagttgctgacctttgacctctgacctttatctacagtaggttttagggttagttgctgacctctgacctgcagctgtacgtCCGTCACTCTccgttctctctgtctcccccctctCAACCAtctgacggtgcaggtgtaggagccgctgtcagagaggtggagttttgtcagattgaggctgaggtctccagtttccagagcgtcagtcttcatggatgttcggccgctgtaaagctggttttggtctttaagttcgtcaccttcctgctgacgcTGGTGGACGCTTGAAGAATTGAGATCGTAgcggctccacaccactgagggCTCGTCCAGTTCATCAGTAGGAAAgtcacagggcagcaggacaaacCGGTCCCCCTCATacagctccacagctgaggcatgctgggaaactgtgaggtcacacagacagagagggtcaatgacagcagccttatttcatgtcatgagtgaatgtgatcctctgcagtgtgtgcagcctgtaaactgtgctgctaaagctcaactcagactctgtgtgaatgaaggccaacatttacatccacatgtgacgctgctgtcagcaaagcatctttattacgtttgtgaacagaagccatcagaatgtgagcgagctgcagggatctaatcctgaagaacagaagtgaggacagtgtgactgtacagtcttctacattcatcagggtttaaagacacagtgaacatctgctgcctttaatctgttcttcatgtgtttctgtgaagaaaacatggtcctgcagctgaaacacactgatgaagtgaagatgacacagatccacattaaagacatgaggttggaccgaggtgacgatcagatcagagggaggttatcttaccgtgcacgaggatcacaaacaccacaaacatcttcatcttcctgtcacaactacaacaagcacaaagtcctctttactgagcttcacttcagaaacacatggaggacatcagttcacagccagtcgtcactttgctgctgctgaccgtccactgacaccaggactgaactggactgaactttcactttgagctgtttccagtaaaTCACCTGTTAGACGCTGCTTCCTGTGACAACCACAGCTGTGgttcactgtgtttctgtcctcgtCTCTTGTCTtagttctttatttttgtctttcacCGCA contains:
- the LOC115578246 gene encoding uncharacterized protein LOC115578246 — its product is MSVYQVKVDSGAESVQLPCKTIVHLPEGVKVMWRDKDDDVVHVCQNSSDQAEEQDRYYRGRTEMKRNLLEPGDLSLTLKYPTDTDSNTYTCTVYNSEKDILMKKQVVLWVKVLSVYQVEVDSEVESVQLPCKTTVHLPEDIKVVWEDRYRKVHVYQNGSDQPEEQDRYYRGRTEMKRNLLEPGDLSLTLKYPTNYDMVIWQKLAEYIG